GTGTTGTAATTGTTCCTGGCGTCTAACACCTCGAGGAGCGTGGTTATGCCGTACCTGTACCTTTCAGTGGAGAGCCTGAGAGCCTCCTTAGAAGCCTCTAGAGATTTAAGGGTTGCATCTATCTGAGTTTTCAAGGATTGTAGATCGTCGTAGGCCTTACGCAGAAGTGTAAGCTGAGTACTCTCTACGTCTTTTAAGTTCTGAGCTTCCTTAAGGAGGTCTATCTGTGCCTGTGCTACGTTTGCATCCCTTGCAAAGCCGTCAAAGATCTTATAGTTAAGAGATACGCCCGCCGTGTACCCCTCTATCCACTGAGTACCTCCCGAGAAGCTCTTCTTTCCGGTACTTCCTTGGTATCCTAGGTTTGCACTCAGAGTAGGATAGTAGCTCGCCTTTGCTAGTTCCACCTGTCTTTGTAAAACCCTGTAATTGACCCTTTCAACCTTTAGGGTACTGTTGTTCTTCAGCAACTCTTCCTGAAGGATATCAAGAGGTTTGTCAAAGGGTGAGTAGGAAAGCTCTCCTTCAGGCTCCGTTATTGAGTCCACCTTCAAGAGATTTTTAAAATCCTCTAAACTTTTTATGTAGTCCGTTTTTGCCTGCTCTAAGGCTGCCTTTGCGCTTTCAAGCTGTGCTTGGGTACGTATAAGGTCCACCTTTGTAAGGATGCCAGCCTGGTACTTAGCTTGGGCAAGTTTGTAGTTCTCCTCCCAATAAGAGAGGTTCTCCTTCAGAAGCTCTACCACTTTTTTCTTATAAAGGAGCGCATAAAAAAGGCTCTTCACCTGATACTCTACCGTCCTTTTAACATCCTCATGGACGAGCTTCTTTAGCTCCATGGAATCCTTGGCCAGGGTTATTGCTGTGAAAATAGATCTGTCAAATATGGTCTGGTTTAGACCAATAAGGTAGCTCTGTCTGTCCTTGGGAGTAAAACCGTATGCAAGGGAGTCAGAAAGCCTGGTGTAAGAGTAGGATAAGTTGACCTGTGGAAGTATTCCTGCTCTTGCTTGTCTTATGGCCTGTTCTGCCTTCCTTATATCAAGCTCTGAGATCCTAACACTAGTGTTGTTCTTTAGGGCTACCTCCACAGCTTCCTCTAAGCTTATGGCATAGGAAATTCCAAGAAGGAATAAAAGCAATAAGAACATCATCTTACTTCCACCTGCACACCTTCCTGCAGCATGTAAGCGTTATCCGTAACTATGCTATCAGAATCCTTGAGTGGAGCTTCAACGTAAGCGTATCCTTCCTCCTGCTTTACTATCCTAGTGACGGGTACCATCTTTGCCTTAGAGTTCTCCACCTTCCACAGGATGTATCTGTTGCCGAAGAGCACGAGGCTTTTTTCCGGTACTTTAAAGGCAATCCTTTGTTCTAAGGGTATCTGTACCTGAGCATACATGCCTGGCTTTAGCTTTCCTTCTGGGTTTTCCATCTGTGCCTTAACGGTGAGCTGTCTGCTTTGATCTGCAGCAGGGGAAACAAAGTAAACCTTTGCTTTGTACTTGCCTATTCCTTCCACATCCACTTCAACCACCGAACCCTCCTTTACGTAGGGATATATCTCCTGTGGAACTTGGAAGACTATCCTTATAGGGTTTAGGGTGACAAGCCTAAAGGTTTGACTTGCCGGAGTCACATAGTCTCCTACGTTTACTAGCCTTTGGGCTATAAAACCAGAGAAGGGTGCTTTCACTTGAGTTCTTGACAGCATAAGCTTAGCGTTGTTTAGTTGAGCCCGTATGCTTTTTATGGTATCTTCGTATACCTTAAGCTGCGTAAGAGCGTTTTCATAATCCTCTTTGGAAATGAGCTCCTTATCGTACAGGAATTTCCTTCTTTCCACTATAGCCTTCTGGTTTTGGTAGTTGGCCATAGCTTGAGAAAGCTGAGCGTTCAGTTGGGAGAGGGTGTTTTGGTAATCGGAAGGGTCTATGGCGAGTAAAGGTTGTCCTGCTTTGACAAAGCTTCCTTCATCCACATAGAGCTTCAATATTCTTCCGCTTACTTCGGGTTTTACATAAACGTCCTTCACGGCTTCTAGGTAAGCTTTCTGTTGATATGAAACCTCTACAGGCTCAGATCTGACTGTGTACACGCTGACTGTTACGGCTTTTTTGACCTGTTTTACCTCCTCCTTCTTTTGACAGGAGCCTAAAAGGAGGACTACTATAAGGAACAGGTATATCCACATAGTGCTGTAATTATACAGACTGACCGGTCGGTATGTCAATCTTTTCAAGCAGACTTTATGGGTATGTTGTAGTTTCTTATCTTTCTGTAGAGGTTGGACAAGTCTATGCCTATAACCTCAGAAACCTTTTTAACGTCGTAGTTGTACTCCTTAAGCTTAGCCTCTATAAACATCTTCTCAAACTCTTGGCGTGCCTTCTTAAGATCGTTGTACGAAAGAAGAGACTCTAGGTTGGGTCTGTTTAAAGGGTTTAAGAGCCCAGACAGGAACCTCTCATCTATCTTATCACCTGGATGCAGTATGACTATTCTCTCCATGAGGTTCTTGAGCTCCCTGACGTTTCCCTTCCAGGGGTAGGAGAGGAGTATCTCCTTGGCGTTCTCTGTAAGGTAAGGTGTAGGCCTTGCATATTTTGTGGAGAAGTAATTCAAGAAGTGTTCAGCCAGGAGTATTATGTCCTTGCCCCTTTCCCTTAGAGGGGGTAGTGTTATGGTAAAGACGGCTATACGGTAGTACAGGTCTTCCCTAAAGCTTCCCTCTTGCATCTGCTTCTTTATGTCCTTGTTGGAAGCACTTACCAGCCTAAAGTCTGAATGTATTACTTGTGTGCCACCAAGCCTTGTAAAGCTCTTCGTCTCTAACACTCTCAGCAGCTTAGCCTGAGCTTTAAGACTCATATCTCCTATTTCATCCAGGAAGAGGGTTCCACCGTGGGAGAGCTCAAGCTTGCCCTGTTTCCTACTAGTTGCCGATGTAAAAGCTCCTTTTTCATAGCCAAAGAGCTCTGCCTCAAGGAGTTCATCAGGTAGGGATGCACAGTTTATGTCTACAAAGGGTCCGTCTTTTCTGTTTGAAAGCTTGTGGATGAGTCTGGCTACAAGCTCCTTACCAGTCCCGCTTTCACCCAGAATCAGCACACTCGCATCCGATTGGGATACTTTCCTTATGAGTTCCTTTACTTGCAGCATCTGCGGACTTTCTCCTATGAGCTGATCCATCTCCTGGAACATCTGGCGCTTCTTTAGCACATCCTCTACAGCTCTCCTTAGGCTTAAGAGTAGTCTCTCTGTAGAGAAGGGCTTTTCTATAAAGTCGTAAGCCCCTTCTCTGATAGCTTTTACGGCGTCCTCTATCTTACCATGGCCTGTGATGACTATTATGTTCGCATCTGGAAGGTTCTTCTTGGTGTATTCTATTAGTTCAAAACCAAGACCATCGGGCAACCAAAGATCAAGTATGAGTGTATGAAAGTAAGCTTTGGATATCTTCTCCTTCGCTTCCTTTATATCCTGGGCTGTCTCTACAAGGTATCCCTCTTCTTCTAGTATTTCCTTTAGGGTCAGCCTTATAGACTTTTCGTCATCTATTACGAGCACAGAGGCAAGCATCTTTAAAGGTCAAACACCTTCCCAGGATTGAAGAGGTTTTTAGGATCAAAGCTTCTCTTGATGTCCCTTAAAAGCTCCATGCCTACCTGACCAAACTGCCAGCTTAGGAACTTTTTCTTGGTAAGCCCCACACCGTGCTCTCCTGTTATAGAGCCATCGTAGGACAGGGTGAGTTCAAAGAGCTCATCTACAGCTTGTTCTGCCCTTTCCTCTTCTTCTGGGTTGGACTTATCGTACAGGAAGTTTACATGCAAGTTTCCGTCACCTATGTGACCAAAAACTGCCACCATAAGGTTATACTTTTGAGCTATCTGCCTTACCCGTGGAAGGAACTCAGCCAGGCAGCTTCTGGGTACTACAATGTCTTCGTTTATCTTGCCGCTTTTGAGGTTTCCAAGGGCTGGACCTAAGCTCTTTCTAGCTGTCCAGAGCTTTTCGGAGCTTTCCTTGTCGTAGGAAACTTTTACCTCAACACCCATAGACTTCAGTATACCTTCTACCATTCCTATTTCTTCCCTTACGCCGCTTGGTGTCCCATCCACCTCTATTAAGAGTAGTCCCTCTGCATCCCTTGGTAGACCTACTCCTTTAAAGTCCTCCACTGCCCTTATAGCATCCCTGTCCATAAACTCAAGAGCTGAAGGGAACACACCGGAGGTAAGTATTTTGGTCACAGCTTTTCCTACGTCCTCCAAGCTTTGAAACACAGCTAGAGCTGTAAGTCTCTCTTGAGGCTTTGGTATAAGCTTCAGGGTTGCACCTGTTATAAGACCAAGAGTTCCCTCCGAACCTACAAACAGACCCATAAGATCATAACCTGCCACGTTCTTTATGACTGGACTACCAAGCTTTATAACCTTACCTTCCTTTATGACTGCTTCCAGTCCTAGCACGTAGTTGCGAGTCACTCCGTACTTTAAACACCTCGGTCCACCTGCGTTCTCGGCTAAGTTACCCCCTATGGTAGAGTACTTATAGGAGGAAGGGTCTGGAGGGTAAAAAAGGCCAAGCTTTTCCACATACTCCTGCAGATGCGCAGTTACAACTCCGGGCTCTGCGTACACTACACTGTTCTCAAGGTCCACTTTGAAGGAATCCATCTTTTCAAAGGAGACGACAAAACTCTTTTCCACTGTAGGTACAGCCCCACCTGTTAGACCAGAACCAGCACCTCTTGGGAATATGGCTATGTTCTCCTCATAGCAGAACTCCACGAGCTTTATCACATCTTCTTTGTTTTCTGGAAACACCACTCCTAGCGGAACAGACCTTTCTATGGGTATAGGAGTAGCATCGTAAGAGTAGAGCTTTCTTTCTACTATAGAGGTGTTTACCTTTCTATCACCCAGTAGGGCTCTAAGCCTGTTTACAGGATCCCTTTTCAAAATCGCAAACATAGTTTATAATATAAATCTGAAAGCGGGCGTAGCTCAGTGGTAGAGCGGCTGCTTGCCATGCAGCAGGTCGCGGGTTCGAGTCCCGTCGCCCGCTCCAAGAAAAAAAAGGAGTTACAAGCCATGAGAAAAAAGCTCCTACTCCTATTGTCCATGTCTGGCATAGCCTTAGGTCAGCCTTTGATAGACCCTAACTTTGCAGACAGATTATTTCCTTATATAACCTACTCTACAGTTTGGAGTGGAACACCTGCCACACTCTCTGACGTAGCTGTTCCAAACGTGCTTATAGTTTACGGCAAGAAGGAAGATCCAGATGTGGTTGCCTTGGCTGGTAAGATAGCCTACTACCTAGGCCAGTGGACTGATGACATTGGTTTTTCAGTGGAGGACGTAAAGCAGTCTAGAATTCCTGAGCTTCTCGTAAACGATGAAAGACTAAAATCCCTTGATTACAAAAACCTTATAGTAGTGGGTACCAACAACTCCGTAGTGAAAGAGCTAGGCCTTAAGTTTGAAGGGCCCACCATAAAGGTAATCCAGAAGGATGGCAAGAACATAATGTTAGTAGGTGGGAAGACCAAGGAGGATGTTATCAAAGCTGGTAAATATCTTGCAGATGTGAGGCTCAACTTCAAAGCGGGTGCATACAAGACTTTCTTCTCCTTCGTAGCTCTGCGTGGTTACATAGAAAAAGGAGAGTTTGATGCAGCTCTTAGGCTGATAAGAAGTCCTCAAGGGCTTTCTGCATGTGGGAAAAACATGGCTTTGGCGGCTCCAATGGTGGCAAACTGGAACGATGACATAAAGGCCGTGGTGAAAAAGAGGAACAGCATACTCTATTCGGAACTACCAAAAGCGATAGAATCAAAGGATAAGAACAAAGCTGTAGAACTCTGGAAGGAGGCCATGTTTACATGCTATCAATGCCACCAGGGTATAGACATACCTCAACTCAGGAAGTTCAAGCCCCTTGAAAGCATCCACTCAAAACATCAACGTATAGCTGAAAGCTTTGGTTTAATAGTTAAGGCAGGTAATGAAGTATCTTGTGTTGCATGTCACAGCGGTAAAACAAGCATAAGGGGTTATCAATGAAAGTAGGTTTCATAGGCTTAGGTTCTTTGGGTAAAGAGATAGCCAAGAGATTATCGTCCCAGGGCGTAGAGCTTTTAGTCTGGAACAGAACCAAGAAGAAAGCCCAAGAGCTTGGCTTCCAAGTAGCTGACTCGCCCAAGGAGCTCATATCCCAAGTGGATAGGGTGTTCCTGATAGTGTTTGACAGTCAAGCATCAGAAGAAGTTATATTCGGCAAGGATGGCCTGGTGGAAGGACCCATTGAAGGAAAGACAATAATAGACATGACCACAAACCACTACAGGTACGTGGTAGAAGCTCAGCAGGAACTGGAGAAAAGAGGTGCCTTCTATCTGGATGCCCCTATACTCGGAAGCGTCATACCAGCACGGAAGGGAGAGCTTACTATACTTGTGGGTGGTGACAAGGAGAAGTTTGAAGAGAACAGACCTGTCTTTGAAAAGTTCTGTAAGGTCATCATGTATGTAGGTCCTGTAGGTAACGCCACCAAGCTCAAGCTTATAAATAACATAGTACTCGGTGGTTTCATGGAGATTCTTTCCGAAGCCATAGCCGTGGGAGAAAGGGCTGGCCTTCCCAAGGACCTTATCATAGAGGTGCTTTCCAACGGAGCAGGGAAGTCATACATACTAGACGTAAAAAAGCAGAAGCTTCTGGAAGAAGACTTTGAAACCCACTTCTCCGTGGACCTTATATACAAGGATCTACACTATGCCCAGGACTTGGTAAAGGATATAAAAGCTTTCACCATGACCCTTCAGAATGTAAAAGAAGCCTACGGCTTGGCCAGGTTTAAAGGTTTAGGGGAGTTAGACTTCTCAGCAGTCTACAAGATGTTTAAAGATGAAGATTGACTTTATTCTCCCCTCAAGCAACTACCTGGATACTGTAAAAAGGGACAAGAAGGAGTTGGCAAAGGAGTTTGAAGCCATCCTACTTAAGGAGTTTCTAAAGGAGGGTCTTAAGCCGGTGCTAGAAAATAAGAGCTTTCAAGAGAGGATGTACTACGATAGCTTTATAGACAGCCTAAGCAGAAAGCTGGCCGAAGCCGGTGGAGTGGGTATAGCAAAGATGATACTAAAGAGTATAAAGGATGAGAAGGATAGATAAGATCTCATCCTTCATAGTGATGGACATCTACCAAGAAGCGCAGCGAATTGATGATGTAATACACATGGAGATAGGAGAGCCGGATCTAGATCCACCACCTGGAGTCATAGAAAACCTAAACAGAGCCATAAGGGAAAGGAAGTACTTTTATACACCCTCCCTTGGTATATGGGAGCTAAGAGAGAAGATAGCTGAACACTACAAGGTGTATTACGGTGTTGAGGTATCGCCTGAGAGGATAGTGATAACCACGGGAACCTCAGGTGCTTTCCTAGTTGCCTACGCTATACTCACATCTCAAGGCGATAAAGTAGTTTTGGCGGATCCTTCCTATCCTTGCTATAAGAACTTTGCTCACCTTCTTGACGTAGAACCAGTGTTTGTGCCAGTGGATGCATCCACTAACTATCAAATACTGCCAGAGATGATAGAAGACCTAGACTTCAATGTCCTTCATATCTCTTCTCCTTCAAACCCTACAGGAACCATATACTCGGAGGAAAACCTAAAGAAACTTATCGAACTCTGCGAGAGAAAGGGGGCATACTTTATATCGGATGAGATTTACCACGGACTTGTTTATGAAGGAAAGGAGACAACTGCTTTGCAGTTTTCAGACAGTGCTATAGTTATAAGTGGTTTTTCTAAATTCTTCTGCATGCCAGGTTTTAGACTAGGCTGGATGGTACTACCAGAACATCTGGTAAGAAGTGCAGACGTGGTAATACAAAACGTTTACATATCCGCACCTGCGCTAAGCCAGTATGCTGCGCTTGGGGCCTTTGACTACGAGTACCTTTCTAGAGTGAGAGAGATATACAGAAGGAGGAAAGACATACTATACGAAGGTTTGAAGGACGTTTTCAACATAGAGGTTAAACCTGAAGGAGCCTTCTACATCTGGGCACGCATAGACAGGTACTCCACAGACTCTTATAACTTTTCGTTGGAACTTCTAAGAAAGGCCAGAGTTGCTGTAACTCCAGGTGTAGACTTCGGTTTTAACAAGACAAACCTTTACATTAGGTTTTCATACACAAAGGATGAGGATGCCCTTAGAGAGGGCATCCAGAGGATAAAGGATTACTTAACAAGATAGATCTCTACAGCTCTCTGCGCCCTAAACTCTTTTCCAAACTTCTGGGCAAGCTCTTTACCGTAGGCGGTTATTCTTATCCTACTTTCGTCCACACCAAGCTTTACAAGCTCACTGGCAACCATCTGTGCCCTGTGCATAGAGAGATCAAAGTTATACTTGCTTGTACCTCTTTTATCTGCAAAGCCTACAACTAGAACTTCTCCTTTCTCATCTTTCAGCTTTTGTGCCACATTTTTAAGCTCATCAACAGCCTTCTTGGATAGCGTAAACTTATTGAAAGCAAAGTGAACAGTACCCACCTTTGTTGCTTCAAAGCTACGTGCAGTAGCTTGTTCTGTAGTTGACTTGGTTTCTTGAACTGGTCTTCCTTCAAGAGCCCTTATCCTTTTCTCATGATCATCAGCTATGTTTTCAAGCTTGCCTACTCTCTTTTCAAGATCGTTTACCTTAGATATGGCTTCGTCAGCTTTTTTACTTGCTCCAGTTATAGCATCAAAGTAGTTCTTGTAGCACTTGTCCAGAAGGTACTTACTGAAGACTTCCTTTGGGCTTCCACAAGGGTCTGTAAGTTCCTGAGCGTTGCCCAGGGATAAGGTAAGACCAACGAAGAGTGCGGATGCTAGAGCTATTTTCTTCATCTTTTACACCTCCTTATCTCGATTATAGTACACAATAAAATATACGCCAACACTGTGAAGATTTCATGAAAAGTTAGCTTACCTTTGATCCTTCTTTTACATCTACATCCGGTACTATCAAGGAGAGCTTCTCTCCGTCTGACAGAGCAAGAACCATTCCTTGAGATTCTATCCCGAATATCTTCCTTGGTTTTAGGTTTGCCAGGAAAAGTATCTTCTTGTTTATTAGTTCTTCAGGTGTGTAGTGCTTTGCTATACCAGCTACTACTGTTCTTTCTTCATCTCCTATGGATAGTCTTAGTTTAAGAAGCTTTTCCGAGCCTTCTACACGTTCTGCAGACAATACCTTTGCTAGCCTTATGTCAAGCTTTTGGAAATCCTCTATCGTTATAAGCTCCATAAGGGTGTATTATACCAACGAATTCTTCTCAATTTAATCTTAAGAAGAGGTACCCACTAAAGGCTAAACAAAGGTATATCATGACTGGGATTTGCTAAAGATCTGAGAGCACCGTTTTTTATCACAGATAGAACCTTCTGAGTTACTTTTCTGTCCCTGTAGCGCATAAAGTGATGCATGAGAACACCTGAAGCTTCAAGCCCTTGGCCAGTAAACTTAAAGGTAATAGAATCTTTAAGGAAAGGATTATTCTTGTTTACACTTAGAACCTTCGGCAATCCTACAAATTGATAACCTATAAGAACACCATCCCTTAGGAAAATTTTTATTATCTGGTTATCAAGCTCAAAGGTATGGGATTCGTCCGCTTCCTCAAAGAGGCCACCGCTACCCGCAGTCACCATCCTTGTCTTGACTGCGTTGTAGTCTACTAGACCAGGGTTCTTTACCTTCAAGCCTGCCATGTTATAGCCTGCTATGGCTCCGGCCTGCTGAGCCGTTGGAAATAGGGCTATCCACCTGTGCCTTCCAAAGACATCTATCCCCGAGCAGATGTCACCAGCTGCATACACGTCCGGATCCGAGGTCCTCTGGTACTCATCTACTAGTACTCCACCTACCACCCTACCCTTTATCTCATCCACGTGGAGCCTTATGTCTGTTCCTTCAACGAGGTACGTTCTTGGTCTTACACCGGTAGAGAGTATGACCATATCGGCCGGAAGGTATATACTCCTGTCGGAGCCTAGCTTCTTTATCTCTACGGCCTCTACCCAACCGTCCTCACCATGGAAAGCTACCACTTGCGAGTTTAGGTAAAATCTTATGCCTTCCTCTTCTAAAGGTTTCATGTAAAGATCTGCCATATGTTTGTCCAACATTCTAGGAAGTACTCTATCAAAGACTTCAACCACAGAGACTTCAAGTCCCATATACCTTAGAGTTTCGGCATCCTCTATACCTATGGGTCCGGCCCCCACTATCACTACCCTTCTTACCCTACCCTCTAAGATCCATTTTCTTATCCTCTTGGCATCGTCCAGACTCTTAGCTGTGGTCACACCACCCAGTTCAACACCTGGTATGGGTGGTATAAAGGCAGAGGCACCTGCAGCCAGAAGGCACTTATCGTAGCTTACCTCCTCCCCACCTTTTACATAGATAATCTTCTTCTTGTTGTCTATGCTTACCACCTCTTTGCCGAGTCTGAGGTCTACCTTATACTTCTCGTAGAAGGAAAAGCCTCCAGCGTAAAAAAGGGCATCATCACCTATGTCCCCTCTTATGACGTTTTCCATACAGTTTGGGGCGTACGCAGGATACTCTTCCGCAGAGAGTACTACTATGTCAGAGTCCTTGTCTACTTTTCTGAAAGCCTTTATAGCACTTACTGCGGCAGGTCCGTTCCCTACTATGACTACCTTCACCGTGTTGTAAATTATATACCATGAGAGATCTGTTACCTGTAGTAGCTTTTTTGCTCAGCTTTTTGGCTCTTCTTCTTTTGAGGTACACCCTACTAAAATATCTAACTAATAGATCTGAAAACGCTGTTTACAATTTGATGTTAAAGACTATAAGATTTCCATCTCTCTTTTTGGTATTTGCTATTCCTCTTTACGTTAGCTTACAGTTTTTAAGACACACTCAAAAAGAGTACATAGTTCATGTAGAAAAGATCGTACTAGCTAGCTTTATCCTCTCTGTATCTATATTTTTGGCAAATCTAGCGGTTGAGGCTTTGAAACTTTATGCAGGAAGAGCTGGACTAAAACTACCTTCTGCTAATGTAGTCTTTGCTTTAATAAAGGGCTTTATAGTCCTGCTTGGTGTTATAAGCGTCTTAAACTTGTTTGGTATACCCGTTGTTCACCTTGTGACCACCTTAGGTGTGGGAGCTTTGGCTGTATCCTTGGCACTACAGAGTACCTTGAGCAACTTCTTCTCAGGCTTGAGTATAATCTCCTCAAGGCAGATAGAGATCGGAGACTTTGTAAGGCTTGAAAACGGAGAGGAAGGTTACGTTATAGACATAACCTGGATGAACACAGTCATAAAGCGTGCGGATAATAATCTAGTGATAGTTCCCAGCTCAAGGATGGTAAACATGATAGTGATAAACTACAGAAAGCCTATAGAAAGCATGAACATTACTATTCCAGTAAACGTGAGTTATAACTCAGACCTTGATAAAGTAGAGAGGATTACATTTGGGGTGGCTAAAGAGGTGCAAAAGTCTGTAGAAGGTGCGGATCCCAACTTTGAACCTGTTGTAAGGTTTACAGAATTTGGAGAAAATAGTATAAAACTAAACGTAACACTGAGAGTGTTGAATTCAGATTATCAGGGTATTGTAAGACATGAGTTCATAAGAAGACTAAAACAGGCTTACGACGCAGAGGGCGTAAGGATGAACTTTCTTACAGTATCTACTACATGTCTAGGAATCACCTGAGGGCCTTACTTTTCCTGATTTTTTCTTTGATCTTTTCGCTTTTCGTTAACCTGAAGGATAAACTACCGGATCTTTCCGATGAGGGTGTTTTTTATCTGAGGGTTGACGGCATTCCGCAGGCAGAAGACTCAGGTTTAAAGGTTAAGGTGCTAGTGGAAGGCGGGGACCTTATGGACTTACAGGGTAAAATGGCTTATCTCACACTCAGAGGTGTTCACAATCTAGGTAAAGATCACCTCGAAGTGGATGCAAGGGTGAAGATAAAGGATGGAAGGATATACCTTAGTGCGAACTCCGAGGACATACTAGATGCATGGGACGAGGACGGAATAAGGAAAAGGCTTATAAGCAAGCTTGAAGAGAAGGTAAAGGATCCGCTCGTGAGGGACTTTACAAAAGCGTACATCTTCGGAGAGGATGCAGACCTTCTACCCCTAGAGGTACAAAGGTCTTTTTGGGAGAGTGGCCTTCTTCACATCCTAGTGGTAAGCGGATCTCACATAGCCTTGATATTCATGGTTTTCTACAGATTTCTACCCTACCCTTATGGGCATATACTTTCCCTAATACTTTCCTTTTTTTACACCTTCTATGTGGTAAGGACAGAACCACCTGTGCTGAGAGCCTTCCTTATGTTCCTTCTTTACGTGATGGCCAAGCTTTCAGACCACAGGCCCGATTACGTTTCTATACTCTTTGTGTCCGGAGCTATTATACTCTTTGTGTTTCCTGAATATCTCCAGTCTTACTCCTTCTGGCTTTCCTTTTTTGCCACCCTCTTCATACTTTTATCGATCAAAGAAGCACCCATCCAGAACAAGGTTTTTATGTCCTTTTGGGTGTCTATATTTGCCTTCCTGGGCACGGCACCATTAGTAGCAAGCTTTTCACTGACTACACCCATGAGCATACTGCTCACCGCTCCGGCTTCTCTTATCCTTACGCCTTACACCGTTTATTCCTTCCTTGACCTTTTTACACTGTTTAGCCTCCCTTCCTTTCCCTTGGAAATACTCGGTAAGCTCGCCATAGAGAGCATAAGGGTTATGTCAAACCTCGGGTTTCTATTAAATTTAAAAGCTTCTGCCCTTGGATCCTTCTTCTGCACGACTGCTTCTGCCCTAGTGCTTTACTTTACCAGTGGCTGGTGGAAACTCCTTGCCTTTGTACCACTTTTGCTGATTGTTATAATATAGGTCATAAGTTTTTGAAAACCTAAGGAGGAATTCTATGGCGAAGGGTACAGTGGCATACAAGATACTACAAAGTCATTTAGTAAGCGGTAAGCTCATACCAGGAGAAGAGATAGCCATAAAGATAGACCAAACTCTGACGCAGGATGCGACGGGTACTATGGCCTACCTTCAGTTCGAAGCAATGGGCGTTGACAGAGTAAAGACGGAGTTATCTGTAAGCTACATAGACCACAACATGCTCCAGACGGACTTTAAAAACCCTGACGATCACAAGTATCTTATGACGGTGGCCAAAAGGTATGGAATATACCTATCCAAACCTGGAAACGGTATATGCCACCAAGTACACTTGGAAAGGTTTGCAAAACCCGGTAAGACCCTGCTTGGATCAGATTCTCATACACCCACAGCAGGTGGTATGGGCATGCTTGCCATAGGCGCTGGTGGCCTTGACGTTGCAGCGGCTATGGCAGGAGAACCCTTCTACTTAAAGATGCCTAGGATAGTAGGAGTCAAGCTAACAGGGAAGCTACC
The DNA window shown above is from Thermocrinis minervae and carries:
- a CDS encoding efflux RND transporter periplasmic adaptor subunit; translated protein: MWIYLFLIVVLLLGSCQKKEEVKQVKKAVTVSVYTVRSEPVEVSYQQKAYLEAVKDVYVKPEVSGRILKLYVDEGSFVKAGQPLLAIDPSDYQNTLSQLNAQLSQAMANYQNQKAIVERRKFLYDKELISKEDYENALTQLKVYEDTIKSIRAQLNNAKLMLSRTQVKAPFSGFIAQRLVNVGDYVTPASQTFRLVTLNPIRIVFQVPQEIYPYVKEGSVVEVDVEGIGKYKAKVYFVSPAADQSRQLTVKAQMENPEGKLKPGMYAQVQIPLEQRIAFKVPEKSLVLFGNRYILWKVENSKAKMVPVTRIVKQEEGYAYVEAPLKDSDSIVTDNAYMLQEGVQVEVR
- a CDS encoding TolC family protein, with translation MMFLLLLFLLGISYAISLEEAVEVALKNNTSVRISELDIRKAEQAIRQARAGILPQVNLSYSYTRLSDSLAYGFTPKDRQSYLIGLNQTIFDRSIFTAITLAKDSMELKKLVHEDVKRTVEYQVKSLFYALLYKKKVVELLKENLSYWEENYKLAQAKYQAGILTKVDLIRTQAQLESAKAALEQAKTDYIKSLEDFKNLLKVDSITEPEGELSYSPFDKPLDILQEELLKNNSTLKVERVNYRVLQRQVELAKASYYPTLSANLGYQGSTGKKSFSGGTQWIEGYTAGVSLNYKIFDGFARDANVAQAQIDLLKEAQNLKDVESTQLTLLRKAYDDLQSLKTQIDATLKSLEASKEALRLSTERYRYGITTLLEVLDARNNYNTTLQNLYLLYYNYNSTLALIERLTR
- a CDS encoding FAD-binding oxidoreductase, with amino-acid sequence MFAILKRDPVNRLRALLGDRKVNTSIVERKLYSYDATPIPIERSVPLGVVFPENKEDVIKLVEFCYEENIAIFPRGAGSGLTGGAVPTVEKSFVVSFEKMDSFKVDLENSVVYAEPGVVTAHLQEYVEKLGLFYPPDPSSYKYSTIGGNLAENAGGPRCLKYGVTRNYVLGLEAVIKEGKVIKLGSPVIKNVAGYDLMGLFVGSEGTLGLITGATLKLIPKPQERLTALAVFQSLEDVGKAVTKILTSGVFPSALEFMDRDAIRAVEDFKGVGLPRDAEGLLLIEVDGTPSGVREEIGMVEGILKSMGVEVKVSYDKESSEKLWTARKSLGPALGNLKSGKINEDIVVPRSCLAEFLPRVRQIAQKYNLMVAVFGHIGDGNLHVNFLYDKSNPEEEERAEQAVDELFELTLSYDGSITGEHGVGLTKKKFLSWQFGQVGMELLRDIKRSFDPKNLFNPGKVFDL
- a CDS encoding sigma-54-dependent transcriptional regulator; amino-acid sequence: MLASVLVIDDEKSIRLTLKEILEEEGYLVETAQDIKEAKEKISKAYFHTLILDLWLPDGLGFELIEYTKKNLPDANIIVITGHGKIEDAVKAIREGAYDFIEKPFSTERLLLSLRRAVEDVLKKRQMFQEMDQLIGESPQMLQVKELIRKVSQSDASVLILGESGTGKELVARLIHKLSNRKDGPFVDINCASLPDELLEAELFGYEKGAFTSATSRKQGKLELSHGGTLFLDEIGDMSLKAQAKLLRVLETKSFTRLGGTQVIHSDFRLVSASNKDIKKQMQEGSFREDLYYRIAVFTITLPPLRERGKDIILLAEHFLNYFSTKYARPTPYLTENAKEILLSYPWKGNVRELKNLMERIVILHPGDKIDERFLSGLLNPLNRPNLESLLSYNDLKKARQEFEKMFIEAKLKEYNYDVKKVSEVIGIDLSNLYRKIRNYNIPIKSA
- a CDS encoding cellulose biosynthesis cyclic di-GMP-binding regulatory protein BcsB, which gives rise to MRKKLLLLLSMSGIALGQPLIDPNFADRLFPYITYSTVWSGTPATLSDVAVPNVLIVYGKKEDPDVVALAGKIAYYLGQWTDDIGFSVEDVKQSRIPELLVNDERLKSLDYKNLIVVGTNNSVVKELGLKFEGPTIKVIQKDGKNIMLVGGKTKEDVIKAGKYLADVRLNFKAGAYKTFFSFVALRGYIEKGEFDAALRLIRSPQGLSACGKNMALAAPMVANWNDDIKAVVKKRNSILYSELPKAIESKDKNKAVELWKEAMFTCYQCHQGIDIPQLRKFKPLESIHSKHQRIAESFGLIVKAGNEVSCVACHSGKTSIRGYQ